DNA from Solenopsis invicta isolate M01_SB chromosome 4, UNIL_Sinv_3.0, whole genome shotgun sequence:
AAGCAGTTTTTTTGATAAAAGCCTAGTCTAGTATAATAGACAGGTGTGCAGgtttgtttttaaacaattgaataGTCCATTTATTGTCttatttttgttcagtaaataaattcaaattttgccCATCTTTTATACACAGTAACAGTGTAGGAAAAGCGTTACATCTCGATTGGAATTCTTCATAGTTTTACTTTCCAGTTGCGATACAGAAGTAGTAAAACTATCTAGTAACTATTCAAAAAATGAAATGCGATTTTTACTAGGGTGATGCTAATGTTTTTCTTTGTACCCtgtattttatacatgtatgtttATATTCTCAGAGGGTCATACGGATTCCGAGATGACGGATCTGGTTAGGGAGATGGAGATGATGAAGGTGATTGGCAAACACGTGAACATCATCAATCTGCTAGGTGCATGCACTCAGAATGGTCCTCTGTACGTCATAGTAGAGTTCGCTCCTCACGGCAATCTACGCGACTTCCTCCGAAATCACAGACACTCTTCAGGGTATGAACCAACTGTGGAACAGGTGAAGGAACGAAAGATTCTTACGCAAAAGGATTTGGTCTCGTTTGCGTATCAAGTGGCGCGTGGGATGGAATATCTAGCTAGTAGGAGATGTATACACAGAGACCTAGCGGCTAGGAACGTCCTCGTCAGTGATGAATATGTACTGAAAATCGCTGATTTCGGCCTCGCCAGAGACATTCATTGCAACGATTACTACAGGAAGAAAACGGACGGACGGTTACCAGTGAAATGGATGGCTCCGGAAGCCTTGTTCCACCGTATTAACACCACTCAATCCGACGTGTaagtatttagaaataatatgccagtcagaaatgattagtcgacTCATCAAAATTCGATGTCGATGGATGGATACATAGTTGATGTTTAATACTACTATTTGATAtagttttcatttttctttgacttcataattgtttttatattacgaGTATAACGAGCgactgtaaatatttttatataatttcgagTTTACATTGAATATCGAACATATGTAATGTGTACATacatgaaaagaatttttttatatattttaccacataatttgctaaaaattttaacatgttttGTGATAAGCTTAGGGTAATTTGACaattcagataaaaatttttcttagaatttttcatactttaaatttataaaaattaaaaaaaaaaattcttaaaatataccAAAAACACgagcgcacacgcgcacacacataagGAAAAAATATGGACTTTCAcgtatattcatatttttgaaattttataagttttctttGGAAATTATATCTTGCCGTACACTATCTTTTTTTCCAtcgataaatgtttatttatgatGCAAATAACGCGCCAATTAATTACTATGCTgcatatatgacaaaattattataactaagattgaaaatattatattgcattttataatttatataagatattatcgctatttattctatttaaaacaataaagaatCACAAActgttcaaaatatttaaaaaacattgaaatttaattagtttAGCAAAAATAGcctgtgttaaaaaataatatattatgtatagtatagatattaataaattagagaaaatcgcataaaatTTTTCGGTATTGTACTTCTGGTTTTGCGTCGATTTAATGTAGAATTGATTGAAAAACAGTCTCTTATAAAAACAATGTCTTatagaaatatttgcaattattcaaTTAAGGTGAGAACAATTATGATGAagtcaaaaatgataaaaatatcaaataacatCCGGCACCGGCAATGCATCGACGGATTGACGTCAAATCAATTTGACTAATCGTCGATTAATCATTTCTGGATGGAATAAGTTTTCCATCcaagagaattttatttaattatttcgactAATTTCACACGATTCTTTCgcgtttatttttatctcttgacatcttttattgtgatttttttttctagatggTCGTACGGAATCCTGTTGTGGGAGATCATGACACTAGGCGGCACGCCTTACCCGTCCGTGCCGTCGGTTGAGAAATTATTTGAGCTACTTAGATCGGGCTTTCGAATGGAAAAGCCACCCTACTGCTCGATCGAAATGTAAGATATGACTTGGTGCTCAATTTGACTTTATAATACTGTATTCTCTAAAtcgaaatcagtgtattatttactgaaagacaatgcttattgttagtctgatatcaatattattcttggtaaaaatttttcttagaatttttatacgaataggaacagttttcagaaatactaagaaaatatacatcttttctcagaatttttcatacatgtaaatttagaaatttatataaaagtttgaaaaattatatgaaatgttttgagaaaaattttataatttaacttttttatttttcagattttttcagaatctatataattttgaaattttttagaaaatttttcagattttttatactttatacaaatcttaaacatttcataatttagaaaaaatacatattgaaaaatgtattttggattttcctaatatttctgaaaagtatTTCTATTTGcgtataaaaattctaagaaaaatttcatcaaaaatacttataattatatcaatcagtgatatgCCTTTTCAATAATACACTGGTTCCAAGTAAGAGTACCTCCTTCTTAATcactaaaaaataatgaataatcccTAATGATCACAATTATAAACGAATCacccagcaaacaccaagtCATATAACTGTTAGTTATCATTTTCTACTCAACAATATAACTATTACATAACAGTTACATTGCGTAGGAAATTGTAactaatagttatataactataaCTTTATAGTGTTTACTGAGCaataaaatttcactgattttGATTTAGAGAGAGTATTGGTTTACGACATTATCTCTGAACGTATTCCTCGATTCCTTGCTTACAGATACATGCTCATGAGAGAATGTTGGGGATATCTGCCGAACGAGAGGCCAACATTCGTTGAACTGGTTGAGGATCTCGACAGAATATTAACGATAACAGCGAACGAGGTGAGTTGCGACATTCGCACATCGATAAACAAGCAGTGAGATTTTTGTAGTAGTAGCAGTCTTGATTTTACATGCTTCTTCGACGTTAGGAATATCTGGATCTCGGCCTGCCCCAGTTGGACACGCCTCCGTCCAGCCAAGAATCCAGCGAGACGGAAGAGGAAGGTGAAGAGAAATTTCCATGTCTGCTGTGAGTTGTGTGCTCGCGAGGAATGTCACTTAAATTTCGCATAGACGAGGTATACTCAAGATAACTCCAGCCGACTTGTACAAACGTAATAAACTATCGGTGAGAACGAGTGGAGTGCGTACGATAGGAAATATAGAAACGAGGAGTCTGAGCGTGAGAGATGACACGCGGAGGATAACTGACTGACAAACAAACGAACACgccaaataaataaataaataaataaataaataaatcagtaTTGACCTGTGTAGCGCGTAGAATTAAGGAGAGTGCGTAAATCGTGATGCGTTAGCGTATGTCAGTAACGCAAGTATTAGCGTATTGCGGCAAAACTGAATCATCCTATGCCCTATTGTTTTTTATGAATTGACGTACGCTAGGTTTAGGATCGAAATGAAGAAGGGACCGATGAGCAGAAACTCAGATCGAATAGGACACTATCTTCTCCTGCGCCTTCAAACACGAAAAGCGAATTTGTATATTACTTATACAGATCTTATAGGTAATCATAGATATAATAATTGTGCCATGAATCAGTGCCTTACAAAGGTATCGGACAATAAATAAAGCGATAAGCCTATCATGGTAAGGATATTCGTCCATATGTTGGATCGCGTATCAATCGAGAATATACTATTGTGTTTTGTAACTAGTCAATTGTGAAAATTGTATGTTTTCCTGTATTATAGTAGTTTGTAGAGTTTTAGCGTTTTTACACGGCTATCACGATTGCAAACTTTGTATGGCAAGCGACAAGTTCTGTAGTTGTGTTTtgtaaaaagagaagaaaaaaaaaggaatttcaGATCGAACGCGAGAAAAAATGAGCGAAAAGAAAATCCAAAGTATCATTGTAAGTTTTGTAATTTCAGCAGTATCGATCGCGATAGATGTATAAATGGGAGAATAGGCGCTTAGAGGTAgataatttatttcttgtatATCAGTGTCCCTCAAGTATACCCAGTGAGCAAATTGTCCGCGATATGATAGCAAATTGATAGCAAAACGGCATTACCTGCATCTTAAGCTCGTATTTCGCCAACTAAGTTTACTGGCATAACTTGACAACAGACTAGTGACAGAAGCCAAACACAATCTGTCGAAGATTCTGCTCTAGTTGTGGCAATCTGTATTAAATTATGCAGTAAATTATACCAATCTGCTTCATTTCAAccatcaattatattttactgaaGAATATTACTATAGTTCTgccaatattatattataacagCACTGTACATACCAGATTTTTctcgtaaaaatttaataccgGCAGTATTAAGTTGACCAGTGAttacttattttgagtatttAACAATAGTgcttttaatactaaaataagtAATTGATCAATTACTGGTCGCAATTTAATACtgtcaatattaaattgaaggATTGTAGGTCTTTCTCTGTCTATTGACAGATTAGGTTGTCTGGGTATACGTATGTCTTCAGGATCTTTCTATTATGTAATCTTAAGGTACATCGCTCGAGCGGCTCTCTTGTAAAAAGTGACAATAACAGATTTACACATTAGAAggtagttttttaattcatgatTTGTACATATGgacgtttatttaataaagagtATTTGTTATGAAGTAGAATAAAACCGGATAAATTAGCGTTGACCTGAGGTACAtagattttatgtataaaccGTATAAAGGAATTGTCATCGCAATGTGACTGTTATCTCAAATAAATTGGTCAATTTGTATCAAAATAAAGTAATACTCTTTATGCTTTCATTATTTCCCGAATGTTCTCTTCAAAAAGACATCCAGCGGTGTCTTATTAATACTAACTTCATCTTCACATTATGTAATATTCTATAATCTTTATTCtggttaataatatttaattaatatctagcactagaaaaaaagaggaaaaaaaacagGAAAATCAAACGGCTGCATTTTTGCATTgcgttacattttaaaataaaattacacagaGAGTTCATAAGTGAATCAGTAAATTACACATAAACATCCAGGTGTCAAAATATGTCATTATTATGCACACTAAGAGAAAACGAAACAATTCTGACAGCTATAATTtgataactataaaatttaaatacttaactACTAACTTTAcccaaagtaataaaaattaaaggaaCTCTCAATACTAAAATagttactgaaaaaatttatgtgCAGTGTTAATTCAGTGAAATAGTAATAACTcaattatattctatatatttaaaaatatatagaaacttatagaaaaatatttcttatattgtataatataagaatgttttttaaatagttttcaaTGTATTAggtatatatgtgtaatatataatatgtaatatttcttatatttattattttaaacattatatcattataattaaataaagtatacgtatatatatatttaataagtatcaAGTATTTCGTATCAACTTGGGAgtaattataactgtattttCTCAACTAaagttcttttaattaaatatgcgGAAGTATAATACATTGAAGTATAATACGTTGCATCCATAAGTAATAGTTGTTAATATTCCATGATCCCCCTGTTATTTAACAAACGCATTCTTGTTTCCTTCCTTTAGTAAATTGTGaattacgttcgttctatatacccaataaacttttttatttatagggtaattaatacaatttatggcTAATAAACTGGCGTTGATTAGAATTGTGCTGCGtgttgcgttaatatttacGCAACACtgaattatttagaaaaatttaaaacaaaacatatCGAATTAATTTGACGATACGCTCCGCTTCGTTACCAGACCCGTCTTAGCGTTTTGCGATACATTTGCCAAAACAAAAATTCGAGGGGGTAACCATTAGTTATAGattattgctaattaattttataaaactttttaatgacCTTTTTTCAGagaaagcataaaaaaatgcCATTACAAAAGTCAAAAACTTGCGCTATTATATATGATTTCCAATGTTTAcacaaagatttaaaataatttcatcattACATCtgattgtaacattattacatgaaaatttcCTAATAATTTCGGAGATACTGTGGCATTAAGTACACAATTATATGAATTGGTTAACCGTTTGCAAAAATTACTTAtgccagagaggaacctgagaggtgccacggcggccttttttccccagaaaacattttgcgggtaaacgtccagcaaatcacgcgcaaaagggattcctacaacgcaagcaaaaccttatccaactgcGTCGTCATAGCGCTAGCAAAACACTGGCACACTTTGTACGCaatttcaataagcgatatgcacgcaaaatgctagcacactttgcgcgcgatctcaataagctatatcctgccgaaaatgtgctattaaaaccgatttaaaaaaagttaatctgaatcgatcgggattcctgcaccaaaaatacggtattaagaccgattgaaaaataggatccaaacccagatagatttattaaaacagaatacattaatgtaaacgtaataaatgtttagtttacaaaaaaaaatatttcttgaattcttttcgttaaaaaaaattttaaaaaagaaaatttgaattaaatatttaatttatgtacaagattaaataacaatacaaattgttatttacatgtaaaaatataaaattttatgtggaacagcgtttcacaTACACGccatgtttgaaaagaatgagagctaatattcgtctcaaggttacaaaaagcagctcctaaaagtgtcATTAAAGTTTGAGCTGACGAGttggcggcggtggcgcctagatataacgcctgtggccgcacttaactcacgagaaaatctcctgcggcgtggccgcctagcggtggcgttagcactcacttgttaaacccatttcaatctgaaattacagaatttcaacttgctggcaaaactcacgcaaatcgcgtacacagtttacatgcataagacgcgcaaactttgcgcgcaaaaaatgttatcagggtgcaagcaacttacgagcaaatataattatccaaTACACCAGCAAATCACATGCAAAATGGTATCCATTTGCATGTGATATGCTGGTGTATCGGACAATACATGAGCATAACCAATTTGcgggcaaaactcacgcaaCCGCGTGCACAGTTcacatgcataagacgcgcaaactttgcgcgcaaaaaatgttatctggggagcaaacgactagcaatatgttagccatctgcatgtaatttgccagtacatgggacaatacatgagctagccacttgtaagcaatatacacgatgtaacacgttctacgaacaaaacgcatgcaaatctgttacaaagttcgcatgcacatcgcgcgcaaaacttaccagtaaaaaatgttatctgggcaAGGCGTAAAACATACTTCATTTACAGGCACGAGAAACGAATTGGCCAACTTACGAGAACTATTCGTGTATTTTCTTCATTTCGACAAAGACTGGTGTGAGTgaattgttttaacttttttaaaaaaaaatttttagagaacttaattattcgtatataattgtaaatcattaCCATTAAATTCTTATTAGCGAATACGATTCGTGTCGGCAGCACcattaaaatgaaagaaattcgAAGTTAATTAATCAGCGTGCTTTATATGCGTTTTCCTCGTTAATACACAGTATCGTATGATATACAATATATCTTACAATGGGACTAAGAGCACTCGCATATCTTCACGCATAAAGCTGTGATGCAAACGTCTCGTACTTAGATGAAAAAGTCGCGAGATAAAACTCTCGCCGTTATCGCGGAACAGCGCAAATGGATTCGCATCGAATACACGAATAGCGGCTCAAAACATTCGTCGCAAGACTTGGCAGTGTGCTCCCACTTTTGTATGTTAGCATGTGATTGAACGCTTCTTCCTCCACGTCTCGCCAACATATACATACACCGTCACAAAAACATGCCGCGTCACAAGTTAATTGGATTTatctgtttatttaataaataacttttgatttaCAAGATCGCGAATGTCCCGCTTTCTTTCGAGTGTAAAACTCCTCACGTGCAACAAATACCCGTGCAACAAAtaccccctccccccacccctTCTCCGCAGATGCTTGGTACAAGTGCAAACAATATcattttcatgtatttaaatatctaaatattttaatagcgaGTCGCATTACTTATCTTACGTGACGCGCAATTCAACAACGCTTAAGAAACTTAGATTggtgagattttattttttaacttgtgAATCTACATCTAGAGTACTTAGGATAAGTACCTTCTAGCCTTTCCTCGGCTCCAGCCTCTCTGCGTTTCGCCCTTTAACATCAATGTATGACGCGCAACAGAAGTATGAATGCTCGCGGGAACGCGATTATCGGTTCGGCAAACGTTATCGGATACCACATTCAGAAATTTCAATAACATAGATTATGTCGTTCGACGATGTACGAATTGTAAACATGCGTAAAATGAGAATGCGCTTTGAATATTCTCGTTACAAAAATTCAAGAATAACAGATAGGACTAGTTTGCGTGCTTTTCGTGCTCATAACTGCACTTGTTACGATTTTCCACGTGCGGCTTAGAGATTGACGAAACAAGATATCGGGAGGTACGTTCCTTAGAGGAAACGTTTCAATGTGATTAGAGGTTTCCGGAAGCGGGAAGGCTCCCTGCCGAGTTTCCAGACTCTCGCGCGCGCTCTTGTTCATCCACGGTGTGATCGTATGTATCGTTAAACGTGTCTCAAGTTATTAAAGGCCAGCCAAGATAATTCTAGGATCTTCCACGGCGGCTTTGATCTTCCTCAGGAACATTACAGCCTCACGTCCGTCGATCAGCCGATGATCGTACGTCAAGGCTACGTACATCATTGGCCGAATGACAACCTGAGAATACGGACGTTTGTTAAGTGACTTTGCgataaaattatagtatttaacacttatagaatttaacatttaaaggattaatatatataaacagtTAAAAGTTTACATTAGAGAATTAAAAGATCAAAGGTTAGTTGTGTTCTACTTTCGGAtaatctgtaatattttatccattagttattaatttatccAAAGATGAAGCAACTAGCTTTGAAAGTTTagattaaaaaactaaaaaatgagGAAggattttaatatgaatttcGATGAATTTTACCTCTCCCTTGACGGCGATCGGTCTATCGAAGACGCCGTGCATTCCGAGAATTGCGCTCTGTGGCGGATTGATGATGGGAGTTCCCAGCAGCGAGCCGAAAACGCCGCCGTTGCTTATCGTGAAGGTGCCGCCGTCCATGTCCTCAACAGTGATCTTCCCTTTCCTGGCCTTCTCGCCCATAGCGGCCAGAGCAATCTCGATCTCGgcgaaatttttgttttctacaCTGCGAAGTACTGGTACAACGAGCCCTTTCGGTGTCGCGACTGCCACGCTAATATCTACGTAATCCCTATATACTATGTCGGTGCCGTCTATTACAGCGTTCACCACGGGTTGGTCTTTCAGAGCATAGGCACTGGCCGCGACGAATGGGCTCATGAACCCGAGCTTAATACCGTACTTTTTCGTGAATGAATCTTGATGCGTCTTTCGGAACTCAATAATGCGACTGCAAATTAATGATatacgttaaataaaaaaaaaagacatacgAGCACAAACCTTGTACGCACATCTTGGTACAgacaaaatctttaaatatacatgtatagattTGAGATAAATACTTAGACAATAGTTCTTGAAATTACCTCATGTCGATCTCATTGAATGTCGTCAGCATAGCGTTCGTGTTCTGCGCGTCCTTCAGACGTTCTGCAATACGCAGACGCATTCTATTCATTTTCACTCGTTGCTCTGTCCTGGTGCCGATTATCTCGCGCGTGTAATCGGCAGGAGGTAGCTGAACTTTCGCGCCTTCCAGCGACTAAAAGCACACCATTTACGTAATACTTTGAAGAAGTTgcataataataagaaataatcatGATTGATAGAGTGAATACCTGGGCATGTTTGATAGCCGCAACTGGCATGGACGCGATAGGTGCTTGTTGAGGTGGTGGTTGAGTAGCAGGAGGCGGAATCGGCGCTGCCGCGGGTCTCGGGGGTGGAGGTGCCGCTTTCGGAGGTGGtggtgctgctgctgctgctggcgGCGCTTCCGCGGGTTTCGGCGCCTTCGCCGCTGGTGCGGCTGCGGCAGGCTCCTTCGCCGCGGGTGCGGACACTGCGCCGCCAGTCGCGCCGATGTCGATGGTACACAGCTTCTGCCCCGGCTTCACTGTATCGCCATCCTTAACAAAGAGCTCCTTTATGACGCCGGCTCCGGGCGATGGTACAGGAACCGAAGTCTGCgaacaaatgtaattttaaaaaataaaatattcccaATGTTCCCTGTAACAATTGCGATTATTTCTATCTCGTGTTACAACTGGAAGAAATGAAGGATGTCCAGATTGAATACCTTGTCTGTTTCGATCTCGCAGAGGACATCGTCTTCCTTCACCTGATCGCCGACCTTCTTCTCCCACCTCACGTCGCCCTCGCTGACACTTTCGGCAAACGCAGGGACTACAACTTCCCTTATCTCCCCTatttagagagagagataacatgaaagaataaattaacttaaatatttatctacatTGTA
Protein-coding regions in this window:
- the LOC105196301 gene encoding dihydrolipoyllysine-residue succinyltransferase component of 2-oxoglutarate dehydrogenase complex, mitochondrial; the encoded protein is MAAMLSNCSRFAPRVITRSNALRAEVARSLCSQGRTVVIHTERVSNAKALLCRKYKTSYCWINQSRHIRSTSVLWEIREVVVPAFAESVSEGDVRWEKKVGDQVKEDDVLCEIETDKTSVPVPSPGAGVIKELFVKDGDTVKPGQKLCTIDIGATGGAVSAPAAKEPAAAAPAAKAPKPAEAPPAAAAAPPPPKAAPPPPRPAAAPIPPPATQPPPQQAPIASMPVAAIKHAQSLEGAKVQLPPADYTREIIGTRTEQRVKMNRMRLRIAERLKDAQNTNAMLTTFNEIDMSRIIEFRKTHQDSFTKKYGIKLGFMSPFVAASAYALKDQPVVNAVIDGTDIVYRDYVDISVAVATPKGLVVPVLRSVENKNFAEIEIALAAMGEKARKGKITVEDMDGGTFTISNGGVFGSLLGTPIINPPQSAILGMHGVFDRPIAVKGEVVIRPMMYVALTYDHRLIDGREAVMFLRKIKAAVEDPRIILAGL